TGCAGCAACCTGGGAAATTCCTATGCAGCTTTTAAGGTGTACGTTTCTTTATATTTTGTTCGATCGagttttttttgtctttttatttGCTTAATTTCTATTCattaagtttaaaatattttaacaaatgCTTGCACCGATCAAAATATGACTTCTTTAAGTGCCTTGATCTTTATGTCGATCTGTATTTTGGTAACAGATCAATGTCATCAATTGTCATTTCGTAACTTTGAGAAGAGTCATTGGAGCTTAAGATGCGAATTTTTGAGTTCATGTAAACAATGATTGTATTTTTGTCAGTGTTTAACTAACACGAAAAAAATGAGATTAAGCACTAGACATACTAGGATTTTGGAAATAGTGGGGAATAACCGTCAATTTGAGCGTGAAACTGTTTTGTCCATACTACATTTGaacttttaatatcaaatatgtaATAGTATATCTTTttttacccaaaaaaaataatctaaaGCTACATCACCTTCAATCTTCACCAAAAAGATAAAACTGCAAAGACCTGAGCTATTaatatttgtgattttgagaattttaagttttgaggaCTTGAAAATTCATGCTTAAATTTGCTATATGCACGTGTAAATTTAATCTATAGATTGACATGATTTATTAAAAAGTATAGTAAAACTTCTTCAATTTACACTAAGCTCGTGCTAAACCACTCAAGGAACCTtcgtatttattattttatgtgcTTAAACCGTAATTtctaatgaaataataaatatttaattttagaaTATTTGAGTTCTTACATGTATATTCCAGTCAAATCTATCAATGACATTGATAGATCATGAGGCACAAAATAGGGACAGATTCTTATGACCTGAGCTAGTGTTTAAATCCTTCATACTCTGAATGCTACAGGGAGATTCGACGCTCCGAGGGGAAATTCCTAAATCAATTGGCGTCGTCGATGCTGGTAGTCCCCACACCTGTGGCATCGAACTTCCCAGATACCACAAGGTAGGATTGGTCCTTTATCCTAACACATATTTTGCTGTGGAGGCCCATGCTAGCAAAATAAAATGGTAATCCGACGAGTTTCAAAGCTAACTAAGCCGAAATTGAATGGTAAAATGTAACAGCCGAAATACTGATTTTGAACCAAAATGATTAAATGGTTCACCATAGACCAGACATGTAGAAGTAGAACTCAGAAACAGAAATTAGTACATAAAGTATTACAACTGAAATACCTAATAAATTATCACATTTGCTCCGATATAGTTCCAATTACCAATAAGTTATCATATACTTGTTCGAACCAAGTTTCAGGATAAACGGAGTTTATTAGTGAAAGTTACAGGAGCATTGACAACAATCAAACCAACACAGAAGTACTATATTAACCAGAAAAGCCACGCAAAGCCATTACAAGCCGAATAACCATAAAAGGGATGGAGAAGTCTACTGAAACAGCTTCCTTATGTGCTCTCACCATAAACTTCTTTTCTAAATCAAATGTGGCGAGAGTAATACCCCGATAATTGGCCCCTAGCAAAATGATCGGTAGATGGACCTATAGGACGAAGGTCACGCTCCAACCCCGCCCGAGAAGGATATTCTGCAGAATACGTAGGTTCCATATATGCTGGACGTGCTCGGTAGGAAACATGTGAATCCCTACTGCTGATGTCATCGAGCCGCCTAGATTCTAAATGTGGTGGAAGGTCACGTAAGTCCAGCAGTAGCTTTCGCCCATAAGATTCGCGGGTCTCAACCAAGCGATCAGCTCTATAAACATCACTATGATCTGATAAAGGATCCCTCCTGTAAGTGATATAAGGGTCAGATAGATTACGATGCAGCAAATATGAATCTCGCCTGTCGTTGTAAGGATCATGAAGATCAATGTACGCTCTCTGTCCATCTCTGTAAGGAGATGGAGGAGATGTACGCCCTAGCTGTATATCTCGCCCATCTCTACAAGGATCATGACGTTCTGTTGGTGGATCTCGCCTAACCCCATAAAAATCAAGATGTTCTCGCCCATCTCTGTAAGAATCACGTCGTTCTATGGGTGGATGTCGCCCATCTCTGTAAGAATCAAGTCGTTCTATGGGTGGATCACGCCCATCTCTGTAAGAACCACGTTCTATGGGTGGATCTTGTCGATCTCTGTAAGGGTCGCCATGGCTTAAAAGTGGCCCATCCCGATAAGGATCGCGAATTTCTAAATACGGATATTTCCTGTAAGGATCCTCTTCCAAAGTCCTATCATGAGCATATAAACGAACAGAAGATGGTAGTGGTGAGGGAACCCGTAAAGGCAGTGGTTCCTGCACTGGTGAAACTGGGACCCTCCTTTGACGCTTATGAGAACGGTCATGATATTTGGGCTCCACCCTCACTGAATGGAGCCTGTCCTCTTCTGCTCTACGTATCCCAAGTCTGCCTCTTAGTACAGTTGTGTGGTTCTCTGCTTTACGAATCCTGCCTGACTTTGCTAGGTGCTGTCCTCTGCTCTTAGTCAGAAAAAGTTTGCACAATTTATTGACCTGGAAAAGAATATTGAATACAACAaagatgaaaaatataaattaaaaatatgccAGAATCGTCATTCTTACTATCATTATACCAGGCTAGTCCTTGATATTTGAGAACATATTGTCAGCCAAGGAGGTTTTGCCAAGATACCTGTACTGAAGTCAGTTTGCAATCGAACTTATTCTTTGAAAAGTAGTTATCCTTGATAACCTTCTTGAACTTCTCCTCAGCTATAGGCAAACAATCTTTCAAAACTCTGAATCGAACCTGAAACAATAACTGCCTTCAAATCAAAACTCAAGGTTCAGCACACCGTCAGTATTTATTTGACCGACTGAATGCATTGGACAAAGCACTTGGAAAAAACTCACATCTaatctaaaattaaaaatgatactATCTTTTCATTGATGAGAACCATCGAACTTGTCGAACATCACattcaaaatcttaacccaCTTACAACAatctcattttcataaaaatgatGAGAGAGAGaagcataaaataaatattcgatTCCAAAAGAAGGCTAATTAGCCACTCTAAATTTGACTACAGTATTTCTTTACCCCTCTTTGGGGGCATAGTTGACCAGCAATCAGAGAAAAACAACGTCACTTGTAAAATTAGGATATATTCAAATTATACAAGCCACGTAATGTGCTtgtgaatattgaagaattaacATGTTCACTTATAGACTTTTAGTCCTTCTAAGACTTCCAAGAGATAAGTTCTCCTCGAGGACTGATAACTTGAGCTGCAGCTCAAAGTAGAATGTGACTGATGCTGCTGTTTCCACTTTTCGATAATTTTGCCTGATTTGATATGAGACAAAAAGTTTCTCAATTTTGTCTGAGAAATCAAAATATGCTTTGAAACCTTCCCAGACTTGGCTTTTAGCTTGCGACTGAATGACTCGATCAACCATACCAATCTCAACTTCGATTCTCaaatcaaattataaaatacTTAAGTCACCATCCATGACTTAAATCCCAGTTAGGTCTAACTTCTTAGAGTTGCAGCGCTCGAATTCGAATATGAAAAAGTATATAACATTATGCTCGATTTAGTTTGTTTGATCCCTTAGCTAAAGCTGAATAAAGGTTAACATTGATGAACTGAAGTTTACACTTCTTAACATCTTTCCCTGCACAGAATTTACCAATCTGGCCATAGTTTCGCCTATATCATCTTGCAGAAAAGTTCTCATTATCGAGTAACGATTGAGCAATATATGAAATGTATGCATAGCATATATCATACACACATGAAACACGAACCTGAGATGGAAACTGGGATTTGAAGGCCTTCGGTTCAATGTTATAACCACCAGGTCCAGCAGATTTGTAGATGCCATTCAACAATTTCAGATCAACATCATACAGAAATAGTCTCATCCCAGGATAAATCTTTTCCACCGTATCTTTCTTGCTTGCCGGCAACCCAAAAACCTTATATCGGAAACAGTCTTCCTTTGTTGTAGAACTACACATGAAAATCATTCCCATGCTCTCAACTCGCTCTTTAGCCTTTCTCTTACGTGATGATTCTGGCTTATGTTCGTCAGTAGATTTCAACTTCTTTGAGATCGCTGGTTGCACCATCTTTCTACTCCTTCCGGTGGATTTATCCACCTCCTCTTTCAAACCTGCTTTCACTTTCTCAGTAACAGCAGGCTCTTGAGTGGTTGCTCCATCACAATTtgttatttctttttcttcttctgcattttcttttttcttagcTTCATCTTCCGTTTCCACATTTTCCACATGATGATCTATTGACTCATCTGCTCCTGTTTGTAAGTCAACATTATTCTCATCATTGTCAACAATATCTTCTTCATTGATTTCTTCAAGATTTTCTTCATCATCTTCCCACACGCTTTCTTCAGAATAAATTTTATCATCAGAATAAATTTTATCATCTTCAGAACTATTTAGGTCCTCTTCAGCCAAATTATCATCATTTATTTCTCTCATCATCTCTTTTTTATCATTGTCCACCGTAATTgcattttttatttctaaattgTGAGTTTCTTCATCTTTTCCACTTTCTGCCTGGTCAAGTGATATTTCTATTTTATCTTCACCTTGAACCGCAGCCTTGGGAGGTTCCATGTCCACTTGAACAAGATCAGAAGTTTTTGACTGACCTAATGcattttcagaatcttcattcTCCTTACGAGCTTTATTAGAGCTTCTAGTAATTCTCTTGGAACGCACCATTGACAACTCTGTGCATCCAAAGCAGATTATGTATAAACGCTCTGCTCACAGGATGGCaatatactaaaaataaagACATCCTGCTTGGTAAGATTAATCCATATACACCACACACACAAATTCTTCAGTGAACACACGCGCATCAGCCAAATGAATCAATGCTTGCTGCTGCATTGTCCATTTTGGGCCCACAAAATCTTCAATTAGACCTGCAGGATCTATAGTTCTGGCCTTAGCCTCTAGAACCAAGGGGACCTTGAGAGCACTCACCGATAGAAACTCTTGTCCCATTAAACCCGATCAGGATCAATACCGCAGccactttataaattatttattttttgagctGGTAGCCACTTTATACTCAAGCTCAAACAATCATGATATTTGGCACCCCTTTGAAGGGCCAAGAGTTTACCATCTCTACATCATAAGATTTCCTGCTTTCTTAATAAATAGGTcctaacaaaaatataaatcaattgCTAAATTATAACCTGCTTAATGTACTATGACaggtttttcttttttcttatcTTACTTCTTTACAGAGGGAGGATCAAGGCCAGCTCTCCAACCCCCATCCAACCAAAAATCTAAGATAAAGCCCATGATCGTGAACATAATAGTGCTGTGTGCAAAAACACACTAAACGATATGGATAGAGATCGATTATGGATAGGGATGGATGGCAACAAGGCGGTTTTGGCCAAGCCCGGCCCCTTCTTAAACTCAACGGGTTCAATCCGGGTTA
This genomic window from Primulina huaijiensis isolate GDHJ02 chromosome 7, ASM1229523v2, whole genome shotgun sequence contains:
- the LOC140980512 gene encoding uncharacterized protein — protein: MVRSKRITRSSNKARKENEDSENALGQSKTSDLVQVDMEPPKAAVQGEDKIEISLDQAESGKDEETHNLEIKNAITVDNDKKEMMREINDDNLAEEDLNSSEDDKIYSDDKIYSEESVWEDDEENLEEINEEDIVDNDENNVDLQTGADESIDHHVENVETEDEAKKKENAEEEKEITNCDGATTQEPAVTEKVKAGLKEEVDKSTGRSRKMVQPAISKKLKSTDEHKPESSRKRKAKERVESMGMIFMCSSTTKEDCFRYKVFGLPASKKDTVEKIYPGMRLFLYDVDLKLLNGIYKSAGPGGYNIEPKAFKSQFPSQVRFRVLKDCLPIAEEKFKKVIKDNYFSKNKFDCKLTSVQVNKLCKLFLTKSRGQHLAKSGRIRKAENHTTVLRGRLGIRRAEEDRLHSVRVEPKYHDRSHKRQRRVPVSPVQEPLPLRVPSPLPSSVRLYAHDRTLEEDPYRKYPYLEIRDPYRDGPLLSHGDPYRDRQDPPIERGSYRDGRDPPIERLDSYRDGRHPPIERRDSYRDGREHLDFYGVRRDPPTERHDPCRDGRDIQLGRTSPPSPYRDGQRAYIDLHDPYNDRRDSYLLHRNLSDPYITYRRDPLSDHSDVYRADRLVETRESYGRKLLLDLRDLPPHLESRRLDDISSRDSHVSYRARPAYMEPTYSAEYPSRAGLERDLRPIGPSTDHFARGQLSGYYSRHI